From a single Arachis hypogaea cultivar Tifrunner chromosome 3, arahy.Tifrunner.gnm2.J5K5, whole genome shotgun sequence genomic region:
- the LOC112735530 gene encoding zinc finger BED domain-containing protein RICESLEEPER 2-like, with protein sequence MGFFLQATGRRTNTRSELDRYLQEECEPYSHKFDILNWWKVNSTRFPILGNMAREVLTIPVSAFSTGGRVLDPYRSSLTPRMVEALVCTGDWLKEDLFSALDDDGEVLQQVDQASIDNLDDD encoded by the exons ATGGGtttttttctgcaagcaaccGGTCGTAGAACAAATACAAGATCTGAACTTGATAGATATTTACAAGAAGAATGCGAGCCATACTCGCATAAGTTCGATATATTAAACTGGTGGAAGGTCAACTCAACCCGATTTCCAATTCTTGGAAATATGGCTCGCGAGGTTTTGACTATACCTGTTTCTGCATTTAGTACTGGAGGAAGAGTCCTCGATCCATACCGCAGTTCCTTAACACCTAGAATGGTAGAGGCTTTAGTCTGCACAGGAGATTGGCTTAAGGAAGATCTTTTCTCTGCTttagatgatgatggtgaagttCTTCAACAAGTTGATCAAG CATCAATTGATAATCTTGATGATGACTAG